The sequence AAAAAGAGAAAAGACAAAAGTGACTGCAAGTCAGATAGAATATATCACAAACCAAAGTTTTTGGAGAAAGGAAAAGCATACTGCATGAGTAACAAATCATGTATGTTTGAATCCCTGGAAAAATCAAATGCAGCTACAGATGATTAAAAAAACTTGCGGTGATTGCTTGAGTATTAACGTTACAAGAGGTGGACAcagaatatcttttttttttttgcttgacaGACTTTGTCGTTGTACGTGCCCCATCCGAGTCCCCAAGGACTATTGCCACAGCACCGAAACGCAAGTTGCGTTGAGGCTCATGCCCTGAAAAAAAGTCGAAATGGTTTCGAGTTGCTACCGACAAATTGAAAATGAGTCTTGTACCAATCAAGTTTCTGTCGTTCTCTGCAGCTGAATCATCCTGTAATAAATAATGTGATTGTATTGTGTTAAGTTCTTTACTTTAAAACTATCACTTCCAAAAACTCACTGAATGGCAAAAACAAAACTACTGACAGCATACCTTGCATGCCCTTCAGAACGATCAGATCGTTTGTTGAAGCCCTTCTGTTGCAGAGTGATATGTGTGTGATCGAAATGAAGATCCCGATGACAGACTTGCcagaagaagtacatgtacttactatCGCAATAACTGGGTGTGGCTTTGGATAGAAAGTATCAGGATCCTTCGCAAGTGTGAGAGAGgggtatactagtagtacattgaTCTCATGCGGAAAGAAGATTGTAATAACCGCGAGCTTGCCACGTCCGCATCCtggttgtatatatatatatatatatagtgttaCATCCGGATAAACATAAGAGATAGGTAACGTTAGCCTGTTTACAATTGCAATCTCTCGCTTTTAATGAACCCACCCCTAGGGGTCGGtaaccgtcgggccggccgctaggagcgctatTTTAGTCAGGCTATACGTATATAAAGAGATAGTGTGTCGTTTTGCTGTTTGCTTTTGAATGACACTTACTTGTATTAGCTACTTTGCTTTATATGTGATTTCAATAGCCCCAACAAATGAAAGCTTTTTATCGTACACAAGCGCCTCTGGCATTAAGACTGAAACTACAGCTATAAACTTGGCCACACGGACTGACCTGACGCGTAAGGGAACGCTCGAAAGAAGGGGTGggcgtagcctccgttgcagactccttccggctgttttctttttcaagttacagttttactattacatttttttcttattgctagCCCGATATTAGGAGATTATGGTAATGACAATTACATTCTTGACGAAACTTTATAAGACATACGAAACTCattatttcacggaggtatgagatctttgaactcttgttttgaGACTTGATCTTGATTAGTAAAATATGAACCTGGATGGACAGCTTTGGACGAGTCATGCGGAGAACGTTCAACCAATCAGTCAACGACAAACAGACGTTAACTTTGCCGCAGTGTACAACTTGAAATCCGCCTGCAGTACGACAGACCGTTGGCTACAACTTATTAGTCCCCAAGGCTGAAGCAGACCGGGTTGCAAAGACCAGCTGCAGCGTATTCAACTGGCAGAGGGAGTTTAGATAGTTGCTATAAAAACCCCTCTTGCCAGccgttggatacggtctttgcaacccggtctgcttggagactaacaacTTATGAGAAACGCTTCAGTCTTGAGGTGCTTACGTTTCAGGGTGCGTGTTTTCACCCACGCTGGCATTTTGTCAGTACAGACAAACTGCAGTGTTCGGGGAGGTAAGAATATGGGGACCACTCAAGAGACAAGTTACAACATTAGCACGGCAAAAGACGTGGGTAGGCTTCCCCCAGCTCCAGGAGCGGAAATACCAGAGACTGTGAGGTACGCATAAGCGGGAATAGCaggtgcggggggggggggggtgtccagAATTAGAACCTACACATGGATGCTGTCCGCGATAAAAGTGTCCCTTCTTAGCCCCTGGTCAGAAATGTTCCCGAACGTTCAACTCTAGATTTTTCCAAATTTTCAAACCCGTAGAAGCTCTGGCTGCAACTTTTGTTGTGAAATGTAGCACGTCGCATGATGTGACGTAGTATATCCACAGGAAATAACAGTGTAGTAACCCTGCGTACATTTAACATCCCACCAGAAATAGATCCGGTATGTCAACAAATCTTGTCAATATTTATCCTTGTCATAATTCCGATGACGTCAGTCCTGTTTTATAATTGTCCTCGACCTATGTAACAACAATGGCAAACAGGCCTTGTGAAATATTCTATATGGGAACAATCGAGTGACAACGCAAGTTGCTGCGAGAATGAGATAGGGTCAAATCTGTAGGAATGCAAGATAACACTCCCTCTGTGCTTAATGTTACTTGTTGTCAAAACAATCGACACCTTGAAAAAGCTATGTATGTGCCTGTGTTGACACCTTAATTTTATACAGTCCGGCTGAGCCACGAGTAGTCGACATTCAGTAGTTAAACAGTCGTGAGTTTCCTCCTTCTTGGGGGCTAGAAAATATCTTTCGGACACACCAGAAAACTGGGGTCCGCTGTCATGATTCACGCCACGCCTTGTGTGATGAGCGCTCCCTGTGACTCAAGGTTGACGGTATCTTGACAAAGAATGTACTGAATTCTTCAGACTGACGGACACCAGACGCCGACATGAACATTATAAATTATCCACCATCTGCTATTGGATGACAACCATTGTCACAGAGAAAAGTACAAAACAGTCCAACTCCAGCAGTTTTTGACGGCTGTGCCGCTCTGAACACTGGACAGTTTCTTTGATGCCTGGACAGTTACAAATTGAGGTCATTTGAGACAATACAATGATAAAGTGGTCAGGACATGCAGCTACGATTTGTGACAATACTAGAGCGGTCTCTTTTATGCTCTGCCCAACCATCAAAGGAAGAAGAAACCTGAAGAAAGCTTTGATAGTAAATTGTGGAAAAATAACGTTATGACAAACGCACCTGATTTCCCCGTCATACTTGGGTCTGACAGCATGGAACTCTTGAATGCCCATGGATCCGTCTCTTCCGCAGTCAGCTGCACATAAACGACGTCTCCAACAAAATCTATCCACTGGTAAAAAGTAGACCTAATTATTGATAAGGTGTGTACAAGTACTAACTACTGGGGCTACTTATAAAAGTCAGCGTGAAGAACGTCTGCATATACTCTATGACTGAATGGCACTGCTCGGACACCTGGTGTTTGGACTGTGCCGGCGTGCTGGCCGCATGGCTATACTTCAAAAGGAAGTGACGCAACACGGAACGTTTTGTAAATACGCTCTCCTGCTCGGAGGGAAGAAACGTCACGAGAACAGCTGCGACAGGAAGAGGAGTGCCAAGGATTGGAAACAGTAACACAACTTtctggagaaaaaaaacagcgcacaacaatatcaataaaccattccgTTTCTGTCATATCCTTTCGAAAATATGGACATTGATATTGTATTGGACAtaaacatatacacatgtagcttTCACAGCAGCATACGTGTAATGGCACTATGCAACATTCCTGGCAGAGTATGTAGCATCCCTCTACCTATTTTACAATGATACATTATCACAACGATCAGTAAAGCTGTGTAGCTAACATAGGTGGTCCCTGGATGATCACACCGACGTTCTCcctaaacatgtgcaacttggaaTTCTGGCGTGAAACGCACGGGCTAATCGGTAGAAGGCGCTAGTATACAGATTTGAAAAGTAATTTAGTTTCACTCAACTGAGATGCTTTGGATCGGGAAATCACATGGTTACATTATGCGATCATCGGTACAGTATGTATGGATTATTGAATGTATATGTGACGAGGAGTAATATTGAAAATAACTTTTCGGTTACGAACATTCACTAAATGAATTGTTAGATTGAATTGATTTGACTGATTATTGAATATGGACTACAATATGTTACGGCAACTTGCTGCTGCTACTGAGCTGAGTGTAGTACTATTATACAAGGATAGGAGCACAAGCGTGAAACCGTACTATAAGGGCCACAATCTCTGTGAGGTCGATCACCAAGCACACACCTGTTGATTTGAACGGATGTGTTTTCCTGGTGATGATGCGTTCTGCACAGCTAGCCAAAGTACATCTCTTTGTTGATGTGACGCATTGATAGGGGCTTACTGTTTGGCGAAGAGCTAATGGAGCGCACCTTTGTACTATTTTAAGGACATCAAATAGACACGTTTGCACTGCCTTCCATATACGTCATTCCACCACGAAATCGAGCTTTCCGAAGCAACACAAGTCTATGACGCCGACGAATCACCGAGATCTAGAGGTGTCATGCAGCCATTCCCGGGAGTGCAAAGCTTCAGGATATCCTGACGTGGTGCACGTCCCGTCACGACTACCCTAGAAACTAGATTCTATTTTCAGTGTCGCTGAAGAGGAAGGGAAACTCCACTTATGTGCACATATAAGGTAGCATTGCCAAGCAATAACTTGTTGGTTCTTCAGTACCCAGCCGGGCAGCACTATCATGGGAGAGATAGCTGAAACGGGAAGACGAAAATATGACCCGAGGAACTTGTAGAAGAAGAAGCCTTGGTTGTTTAGGTTCAAACTCCAAGACAAACTGAGCGCAGTGTACACGTGTGAGTCATACCGTGTTGAACAATCGGATATCCACATGGTTTCTAACAGACGTCTCTAGTGGCCAAATGAATACGGAAGAAAGCGACCAAAATCTACGGACCTACGAAAACGATACAACAATTCCTACCATTTTTCGCCTTTGGCTAAAGATACATTTACAAAACATTATGTTGATAAAGTCGGTATTGGTGCGTAAGGTGTTGAAGGTGATGAAGAAAATTAATGCAATATGGCTGGATTCGTTTGGGTAACGTTCACCTACTTGACGGCTGACCCGTCGTGGTTGCTTGCTTGTTATCATTTCTGTCAGAATGATTAGAAGCACTTCCACGAAACACGTTAGGATTCAATTAGTCGTGAACCTTTTAATTTCAGCGCGCATGACACTTGTCACCGTGCTGTCACGCACATCCCGAAAGCCCGCATAGCGGATCCCGAAAGTCCACACGCTTCCTTGAATTCCTTTCCTGGTATTTTTGTGCATCACATTATACTAGGATTCTATCGAAATTCAGAGGAAGAGCGTGATTCGGAAGTACATAGAAAGGGAAAATAGAATTGTTGCAGACCGCCACGCATGCTGTAAAGCGTACACTCTAGGGGAACTCCCTCCATTTGCCCCATAGAAACCCAATGAGCTAAATAGCCTTGATTTTCCTTGTTGTAAATCTATATGCAATCATTTTTGGATTCTGAAAACATGTTAAGACTTAATCAACTTCAGTTGTTTCCTGTAGTATATTTGCATTAAAACAAGTTTATGTCTTGTAAAGCGCCATTTGATGTAAATTTGTACATATGTTTCTAGTAGTTTCGCCGACCAGAATGCGTAGTTGAGATCTGTTATTACAGAAATGAAGCTGAACAGTTCATATATGGTATGATTGAGGCGTGACTTGGATTGTTCCTTCTGAAACTAAATGGGGGTTGAAAGCAGAAAGTTTTTCGTATAAAACACCACAAGCTAAGACAGAAAGAGGGGAGGATTATCTGAGACCGTCGAAAATCATGGGGGGAAAAGGTGGGAATGTTAATGTAGAACGAAAACTAGTTTTTTTTATGTGTCTCAAAATGGGTAAGCCGACTTTACACCTCTGAATTGGTCCACATGGCACTTCTCCATTTTCTGATAAGGCTTAAGGATAGTTCCTCAGTAGAAGAAGTTTTGAACCATGAAGGGAAGGTGTTCTGAGACTTTCGGCTGGGACAGTATCCTGGGCTGCCGCCCGTGTTCCTACTGTGTGACCTGGCCAGATGACCCTCACTGCTGGGACTGCCCACTACCTGGTAAGTGTGTTGTTTATTATAGACAGTGGCTATTGAAAGGCATATTAAATAGTCGAATAATGTGGTGATGGATTCGGTAAAGTACCTATTTTTCCCAGAGGGGAACATAAACGGTTTTCGAAAAAAAGGGTGAAAACCAGCAAGATTTGTTTTTCAAGCAGCAGGGGTTAATTAAGTATAGAAAATAGTTGTTAACGACGTCTAATCTAAAAGCCTCGCAAAATCTACCAAAAGGAAAGACTAAAAAAAGACGACCTTCGACAATACAACACCCACTAATCAGGATGTTCCTCCCTTGCTCCAAGATTGCTGAATTAGTTCATGATTTAATCTCTTGATTCGTTATAttcactagtactgtacatatAGAGTCtgtatgtacagtactagtgaaTATAACGAGTCAAGAGATTAAATCATGAACCAAGTCAGcaatttatcagcaaataaggAACTGATTAGTAGGTGTTGTTTGTCGAAGGTCTTTTTTGTATCTTCCTTTATCTTTTGTGAGTTTGGTAGATTTCAGCGTAAAGCTTTCAGATTGACTTTCACGAGCGTTATCATACAGTAATTCTAATAAGATTCAAATTTTTCATCGCCGCAATATTATGTCAATGCCAATAGGGTGGAAATGTCGGAAGCTTCGTAACGTTGACCTGTTTGACGCTGCCCTTCATGACCGTTCGAAAGCGACATCGACTGTTCTGTCAAAATGCATTAAGTCTGGAAGCTTGGCAGTCGTTATGATAATTCACCGAACCATTTACACTGAATACGAAGCGAAGGGGCCGACCATTTAACGTATAACGCGCTAgaattgtttgaatgtgtgaaAAATAGCCCCCTCCCATCCCCCAAAACAAGGATTTCTAAGGCGGAAAAATATAATTTGCCAGTGACGAGGAGGTAAGAATAAGATTATTCTAGCCTATGCGGTCTGGTTTCGGAAGATATCATCGGGGAACACCCTGATTTGTCCCTGTCAGCTTTCGTCTTCCTCACTCTGGCGTGGAAAAAAACCCACAGAAAAAAGagaaattgataaaaagacTTAAGAAAATTAAAATATGCACATATACTGAAATGATCTTCCTGCACAGTGCTCACTCTACTGCTAAAATTGACCTTTTCGTGCACATCGTCAAATTCATCATATCTGTATGTTGCCAAGGGAACTTCCCTAAAGTATGGATAATAGAGTTGGCAAGGAACTTTAAATATTCGGGGAAGTCCCGATGAACAACCGTAGTGATCAAAACAGAACACAAGTAATTAAACGAGGTGAAGTGGATTTTAAGGAGTATCCTTAAAACGAACTTTTAAAGCAAAAAACCCCAATGATTTCGAATGTGGACTAATTCTGTTTTTATTCAGTTTGACAAGGAACCCTATATATCCTCTCATAGTACAGTATCGCAATACTATATgtatcaaatgaaatgaaaaaaaaaccctcaaaaCTACGCAAGACTCCATCTTAACATCTTTACACACACTTATATGTAGTACAGGTTAATTGATATCGTGCTTAACTTCGTTTGATCACATCATACAGAAGTATCGATGTAGAGTACTCCATACTTCGAAAATTGTATCATTTAATGACGCTTCAAATTCTTCCGGTAAAATGCGTTTGTCCAGGTTTGGATTAGGTTAAACTTCATGTGCAATCTTTGGATGTAGTACTAGTGCTTCATATAGACCCAGTTCATACTAAGTCGCGCAAGTCGCCCAAATCGCCGAAGCGGGATTGATGTGGCCTAGAATGAAGGCTCCAAGTCGCATTTGAAACCTCCCGATTTCGCATGTCAGCGAAATTACCTCCGGGAGGTAGTTTACATCCGACTTGAGCGATATACCGTTCTTGATTATTACTTTCTAAATGAGTGCATCATCATGTGTatcttatcatcattatcatcaccgCGTTTCAGCGTATTCCCCTGAGGCGGACCGTCATTGTCTTCCACAGTGTATTTGATAATGCTGTAAATGTCTAATGTGATCCGAACGGACAGAAACCACGACAGGGCAAGAGACTGCTGTCGTGGCGACTTCAGCTAGTTGGAGCAGTACTATGAGCGGACAGGAAGGACTGTGGGCTACTGCGGCAGTTGATGGCATCACCAGTACTGTCCGAGAGCTGCTGACGGATCTGCCCGGACCATCTACCGTCCGTGCCACCCTGGAGACAGTCGGTACGACAGGGCAATACGCTAGCTGAAGCACAGAATCTTGAGTGTCCTTAAGGTTTAGGATGAACGGGACCACCCTATATGGATGGGACGTGCGTATTTGGGCTTACGCTACTCAGACTTTGTAGAATTCTAAAACTTTGCCCCAAATGCTATCTACATGCCTATTCATTCGTTattgatttcatcaggttggaaactCACTGGGTAACAAGGttatttattcacaaccacgaATTATAGAATCAACAGCCgacggtgaccatctgtcaccttcctcagggcgatATACTGACTGgtactacatgtgtattacacattgcagctaggtgtcgctgctaacgaTGCT comes from Branchiostoma lanceolatum isolate klBraLanc5 chromosome 2, klBraLanc5.hap2, whole genome shotgun sequence and encodes:
- the LOC136428117 gene encoding uncharacterized protein is translated as MKGRCSETFGWDSILGCRPCSYCVTWPDDPHCWDCPLPETTTGQETAVVATSASWSSTMSGQEGLWATAAVDGITSTVRELLTDLPGPSTVRATLETVGFDGELTWTELTVVALLSGLLMFLMVLLLLSCVTCGVRVGRRWGNSTSTATLRKTPEEEVTCPRW